A portion of the Clostridium gelidum genome contains these proteins:
- a CDS encoding FAD-dependent oxidoreductase, with translation MKVVIIGGGWSGVAAAISSKKAGADVTVIEKTDLLLGLGNVGGIMRNNGRYTASEELIALGGGELIEITDRVSTHTNIEFPGHKHATLYNVNMIEGEVSKYLTTLGINLMMESRVNNVKFEKGKIKGVYLSDDTYIIGDVFIETTGTTGPMGNCLRYGNGCSMCVLRCPSFGPRISISGRCGVSDIQGETNNDALGAMSGSCKLAKESLSKELRNELDSKGVVVLKVPLEDVNYDKLSTKVCQQYALKEFAENIILLDTGHAKLMTTYYPLHKLRKIKGLENAKYVDPYAGSKGNSIRYLSVAPRTNDLKVTGVDNLFCAGEKSGLFVGHTEAICTGTLAGHNAVRLALGLPLLILPSSIAIGDLITYANEKARTREGRKDRYTFAGSSYFKRMKELNLYTTDINEIREKIKKINLDNIFNQKLC, from the coding sequence ATGAAAGTTGTTATTATTGGTGGAGGTTGGTCTGGAGTAGCGGCAGCTATTTCAAGCAAAAAGGCTGGAGCAGATGTTACTGTAATAGAAAAAACAGATCTTCTACTTGGACTTGGTAATGTTGGTGGAATAATGAGGAATAATGGAAGATATACTGCATCAGAAGAGCTTATAGCACTCGGTGGTGGAGAATTAATAGAAATTACGGATAGAGTTTCAACTCATACAAATATAGAGTTTCCAGGTCATAAGCACGCTACATTATATAATGTTAATATGATTGAAGGTGAGGTTAGTAAATATTTAACAACACTCGGTATAAATTTAATGATGGAAAGTAGAGTAAATAATGTAAAGTTTGAAAAGGGAAAAATTAAAGGTGTATATCTTAGTGATGATACTTATATAATTGGTGATGTTTTTATTGAAACTACTGGTACAACAGGGCCAATGGGGAATTGCTTGCGTTATGGTAATGGTTGCTCTATGTGTGTTTTAAGATGTCCTTCCTTTGGCCCTAGAATAAGTATTAGCGGACGTTGTGGCGTATCAGATATTCAAGGTGAAACAAACAACGATGCTCTAGGTGCTATGTCAGGTTCATGTAAATTAGCAAAGGAAAGCTTATCAAAGGAATTAAGAAATGAGTTAGATTCCAAAGGTGTTGTTGTGTTAAAAGTTCCATTGGAAGATGTGAATTATGATAAATTAAGCACTAAGGTATGTCAACAATATGCATTGAAGGAATTTGCGGAAAATATAATTTTGTTAGATACTGGACATGCTAAGTTAATGACGACCTATTATCCATTGCATAAATTAAGAAAAATAAAAGGATTAGAAAATGCAAAATATGTTGATCCATATGCAGGTAGTAAAGGAAATTCCATCAGATATTTATCAGTTGCACCGAGGACAAATGATTTAAAAGTTACAGGAGTAGATAATTTGTTTTGCGCAGGTGAAAAAAGCGGATTATTTGTTGGGCACACAGAGGCAATTTGTACTGGAACTTTAGCTGGACACAATGCCGTAAGATTAGCTTTAGGATTGCCACTTTTAATACTTCCTTCATCCATTGCTATTGGGGATTTGATAACTTATGCAAACGAAAAGGCTAGAACCAGAGAAGGAAGAAAGGACAGGTATACTTTTGCTGGATCAAGTTATTTTAAAAGGATGAAAGAACTTAATCTTTATACCACTGATATAAATGAAATTAGAGAAAAGATTAAAAAAATTAATTTGGATAATATTTTCAATCAAAAATTATGTTAA
- a CDS encoding LysR family transcriptional regulator, whose amino-acid sequence MSLSSYEIFKTVVDQNSFQSAAEILHLTPSAISHSISSLEKELGFPLFIRNKTGIQLTGYGENLLPHIQTVLNSEEHLKQEISLLNGLEKGTIKLGTFNSVCTNWIPHIVSSFQELYPSITIELYQGNYNDVSGWIRNGLVDIGFLSTSSADHLQIMPLYKDPLVCVVPKSFRPKNKDYITIDDIRGQHFVYQREGCDADINNFFQKYKLNALSTCHVVDDQSTIAMVESGFGICIMPELVMKNQTHNVDVYRVEPREYRIIGITTLNKMFMAPAVKKMFDHIIRTYKNI is encoded by the coding sequence ATGTCATTATCATCATATGAAATATTTAAAACCGTCGTAGATCAAAATAGTTTTCAGAGCGCTGCTGAAATTTTACATTTAACTCCTTCTGCCATAAGCCACTCTATTTCAAGTCTAGAAAAAGAATTGGGGTTTCCTCTATTTATTAGAAATAAAACAGGTATACAATTAACTGGCTATGGAGAAAACCTATTACCTCATATTCAAACAGTTCTTAATAGTGAAGAACATTTAAAACAGGAAATTTCCTTATTAAATGGATTGGAGAAAGGAACTATAAAACTTGGTACATTTAACAGTGTGTGTACAAATTGGATACCACATATTGTAAGCTCATTCCAAGAATTATATCCGAGTATTACTATAGAACTATATCAAGGAAATTATAATGACGTTTCAGGTTGGATAAGAAATGGGCTAGTTGATATTGGGTTTTTATCTACTTCAAGTGCAGATCACCTGCAAATTATGCCATTATATAAAGATCCACTTGTATGTGTAGTTCCAAAAAGCTTTCGCCCTAAAAATAAAGACTACATAACGATCGACGATATACGCGGACAGCATTTTGTTTATCAAAGAGAAGGCTGTGACGCCGACATCAATAATTTTTTTCAAAAATATAAACTAAATGCGCTATCCACCTGTCATGTAGTTGATGACCAATCCACTATCGCAATGGTTGAAAGTGGTTTTGGGATTTGCATTATGCCAGAGCTCGTGATGAAAAACCAAACTCATAATGTAGATGTATATAGAGTAGAGCCACGTGAATATAGAATCATCGGAATAACTACTTTAAATAAAATGTTTATGGCACCTGCCGTAAAGAAAATGTTTGACCATATTATTCGTACCTATAAAAACATATGA
- a CDS encoding 2-dehydropantoate 2-reductase translates to MRIAVLGAGAMGSLYGAYLSRNNEVHMIDVNNKVVESINQKGLIILEKEQNKDVVFPISGVINSDNLGIMDLIIVFVKNIYTISAMEKNQSLIGENTLVLTLQNGAGNDRDLEQFVKKENILIGTTEHNCANLEPGRISHNSSGITNIGMVCHNIEILQQIADNFKSCGIPTEIYENIQEVIWNKLFINMSLNSVTAILQCKVGYLHENNDASQIVKMIISEAVDVANADGTYFNKDEVIEKVEKHIRDDFYEVVTSMNQDVLNKRITEIDHINGAVVRVAKEYGIQTPYNEFIVFLLHAIEGTYKFKAC, encoded by the coding sequence ATGAGAATTGCAGTTTTAGGTGCAGGAGCAATGGGAAGTCTTTATGGAGCTTATTTATCACGTAATAATGAAGTGCATATGATTGATGTAAACAATAAAGTAGTAGAGTCGATTAACCAAAAAGGTTTAATCATATTAGAAAAAGAACAAAATAAAGATGTTGTATTTCCAATTTCAGGAGTTATTAATTCCGATAATTTAGGGATAATGGATCTTATAATTGTTTTTGTAAAAAATATATATACTATTTCTGCCATGGAAAAAAACCAAAGTCTTATAGGAGAAAACACACTAGTTTTGACGCTACAAAATGGTGCAGGAAATGATAGAGATTTAGAACAATTTGTTAAAAAAGAAAATATTCTAATAGGAACAACGGAACATAACTGTGCAAACTTAGAACCAGGTCGTATTTCACATAATTCAAGTGGAATAACTAATATTGGAATGGTATGTCATAATATTGAGATATTACAGCAAATAGCAGATAATTTTAAAAGTTGTGGTATCCCTACAGAAATTTATGAAAACATTCAAGAAGTAATTTGGAACAAGTTATTTATTAATATGTCCCTTAATTCTGTTACAGCGATTTTACAGTGCAAAGTTGGTTATTTACATGAAAATAATGATGCAAGTCAAATTGTTAAAATGATCATTTCGGAAGCTGTAGATGTTGCAAATGCAGATGGCACTTATTTCAATAAGGACGAAGTAATAGAAAAAGTAGAAAAACATATCAGAGATGATTTTTATGAGGTTGTAACTTCAATGAATCAGGATGTTTTAAATAAAAGAATTACAGAAATTGACCATATCAATGGGGCTGTAGTTAGAGTAGCTAAGGAATATGGTATTCAAACACCGTATAATGAATTTATTGTTTTTTTACTTCATGCTATTGAAGGAACTTATAAGTTTAAAGCGTGCTAA